Proteins from a single region of Neodiprion virginianus isolate iyNeoVirg1 chromosome 4, iyNeoVirg1.1, whole genome shotgun sequence:
- the LOC124303363 gene encoding uncharacterized protein LOC124303363 isoform X1: MFAVSFSCILFLLIRLSTADHMMQLVIKAFSEYNSVHCHILLFSSAGIFYEQRALVDFYKATILNNYAPTVMENIIDESGRSNTFDRQNQCVRPLRSFIMGNVSNIAKYMVIAERSKNTLKDTWLLFVKDSYEQELIISQVELSIRSEVYIARRTVDGYEFWEIYQTAKRESISVIYYGNWTIDAGLTVTELSILERRHNFRGAVLRAIMFETDRYTEIKESLQTRLMKCVWNLLEKKLNFTTKPVVLADNYWEHRVHNNKWNDIIVGLLAENKADVSMIAPSVESFSPHIIDQSGLLDKTEYRIFLKKWEVGLDSWFHFFDPLRPNVWYLTVFMTVMLSVMILLMNRLACKVGLMKSRYYYSDVCIALHRMLCLQGGDIQQEMSSMSLLFVFINFWAYLIQIMYSAALASSMAIKHYEVPFHSFKELLADGNYEFGVHRYSLEYALFYKTNDTFLMKLNTAMMEQNVSKLPTTYLQGLQRVCSENKYAFMASKLQVFELQSQLPCELHYLTDEEYTVNTAYAMSKHNEYLPLINGWLCKLKETGLISKINRNVLGLGQHFSDDSRSFRSRELQDTIILQLLFIVGIVLSIVTLFAERTYNRMRRNGVKARSGHN, from the exons CTACTATACTGAATAATTATGCACCAACAGTCATGGAAAATATAATTGACGAAAGTGGAAGAAGCAATACCTTCGACAGACAAAATCAATGCGTTAGACCTCTCAGATCATTTATTATGGGTAATGTTAGTAACATCGCCAAGTATATG GTTATAGCAGAAAGGAGTAAAAATACATTAAAAGATACATGGTTGTTGTTTGTAAAAGACAGTTATGAGCAAGAATTGATAATCAGTCAAGTAGAACTTTCTATAAGAAGCGAAGTATACATAGCTAGACGAACAGTTGATGGATATGAATTTTgggaaatttatcaaactgcAAAGCGAGAGTCAATTAGTGTAATCTATTATGGTAATTGGACCATCGATGCAGGTTTAACTGTAACGGAATTGAGCATCTTGGAGCGACGACATAATTTCAGAGGAGCTGTTCTTCGTGCTATTATGTTCGAAACG GACAGGTATACTGAAATTAAGGAAAGTCTTCAAACGCGATTAATGAAATGTGTTTGGAATTTGCTAGAAAAGAAGTTAAACTTTAC GACAAAACCTGTGGTCTTGGCAGATAATTATTGGGAACATCGGGTTCACAATAATAAGTGGAATGACATCATTGTTGGATTATTAGCTGAAAATAAAGCAGATGTATCCATGATAGCCCCCTCGGTGGAGTCCTTCAGCCCACATATTATAGATCAGAGTGGCCTCCTTGACAAAACCGA GTATAgaatatttctaaaaaaatggGAAGTTGGTCTGGACTCatggtttcatttttttgatcCACTGAGACCAAATGTATGGTATCTCACAGTTTTCATGACTGTTATGTTATCAGTAATGATACTATTGATGAATCGCCTTGCCTGCAAAGTTGGTCTTATGAAATCTCGGTATTATTATTCAGATGTGTGTATTGCACTACATCGCATGTTATGCTTACAAG GAGGAGATATACAACAAGAAATGTCTTCCATGAGTCTGCTATTtgtgtttataaatttttgggCATACTTAATTCAAATCATGTATTCAGCTGCTTTGGCTTCTAGCATGGCTATCAAACACTATGAAGTTccatttcattcattcaaaGAACTTTTGGCAGATGGCAATTACGAATTCGGTGTTCATCGATACAGCTTAGAATACGCTCTTTTTTAC AAAACGAACGATACGTTTCttatgaaattgaatacaGCTATGATGGAGCAAAATGTGTCGAAGCTACCGACGACATATTTACAAGGATTGCAACGAGTTTGTTCTGAAAACAAATATGCATTTATGGCTAGCAAACTGCAAGTTTTTGAATTACAATCTCAATTACCTTGCGAGCTTCACTACTTAACAGATGAAGAATATACAGTGAATACTGCCTATGCTATGTCTAAACATAACGAGTATTTGCCCCTCATCAATGGATG GTTGTGCAAATTGAAGGAAACTGGGTTGATAAGCAAAATTAATCGCAATGTGCTAGGGCTTGGACAACATTTCTCGGATGATTCACGGAGTTTTAGAAGCAGAGAACTTCAAGATACAATCATTTTACAACTTCTGTTTATTGTAGGGATTGTATTATCCATTGTAACACTTTTTGCCGAAAGAACATATAACAGGATGAGAAGAAATGGTGTGAAAGCAAGAAGTGGTCACAATTAG
- the LOC124303363 gene encoding uncharacterized protein LOC124303363 isoform X2 has translation MENIIDESGRSNTFDRQNQCVRPLRSFIMGNVSNIAKYMVIAERSKNTLKDTWLLFVKDSYEQELIISQVELSIRSEVYIARRTVDGYEFWEIYQTAKRESISVIYYGNWTIDAGLTVTELSILERRHNFRGAVLRAIMFETDRYTEIKESLQTRLMKCVWNLLEKKLNFTTKPVVLADNYWEHRVHNNKWNDIIVGLLAENKADVSMIAPSVESFSPHIIDQSGLLDKTEYRIFLKKWEVGLDSWFHFFDPLRPNVWYLTVFMTVMLSVMILLMNRLACKVGLMKSRYYYSDVCIALHRMLCLQGGDIQQEMSSMSLLFVFINFWAYLIQIMYSAALASSMAIKHYEVPFHSFKELLADGNYEFGVHRYSLEYALFYKTNDTFLMKLNTAMMEQNVSKLPTTYLQGLQRVCSENKYAFMASKLQVFELQSQLPCELHYLTDEEYTVNTAYAMSKHNEYLPLINGWLCKLKETGLISKINRNVLGLGQHFSDDSRSFRSRELQDTIILQLLFIVGIVLSIVTLFAERTYNRMRRNGVKARSGHN, from the exons ATGGAAAATATAATTGACGAAAGTGGAAGAAGCAATACCTTCGACAGACAAAATCAATGCGTTAGACCTCTCAGATCATTTATTATGGGTAATGTTAGTAACATCGCCAAGTATATG GTTATAGCAGAAAGGAGTAAAAATACATTAAAAGATACATGGTTGTTGTTTGTAAAAGACAGTTATGAGCAAGAATTGATAATCAGTCAAGTAGAACTTTCTATAAGAAGCGAAGTATACATAGCTAGACGAACAGTTGATGGATATGAATTTTgggaaatttatcaaactgcAAAGCGAGAGTCAATTAGTGTAATCTATTATGGTAATTGGACCATCGATGCAGGTTTAACTGTAACGGAATTGAGCATCTTGGAGCGACGACATAATTTCAGAGGAGCTGTTCTTCGTGCTATTATGTTCGAAACG GACAGGTATACTGAAATTAAGGAAAGTCTTCAAACGCGATTAATGAAATGTGTTTGGAATTTGCTAGAAAAGAAGTTAAACTTTAC GACAAAACCTGTGGTCTTGGCAGATAATTATTGGGAACATCGGGTTCACAATAATAAGTGGAATGACATCATTGTTGGATTATTAGCTGAAAATAAAGCAGATGTATCCATGATAGCCCCCTCGGTGGAGTCCTTCAGCCCACATATTATAGATCAGAGTGGCCTCCTTGACAAAACCGA GTATAgaatatttctaaaaaaatggGAAGTTGGTCTGGACTCatggtttcatttttttgatcCACTGAGACCAAATGTATGGTATCTCACAGTTTTCATGACTGTTATGTTATCAGTAATGATACTATTGATGAATCGCCTTGCCTGCAAAGTTGGTCTTATGAAATCTCGGTATTATTATTCAGATGTGTGTATTGCACTACATCGCATGTTATGCTTACAAG GAGGAGATATACAACAAGAAATGTCTTCCATGAGTCTGCTATTtgtgtttataaatttttgggCATACTTAATTCAAATCATGTATTCAGCTGCTTTGGCTTCTAGCATGGCTATCAAACACTATGAAGTTccatttcattcattcaaaGAACTTTTGGCAGATGGCAATTACGAATTCGGTGTTCATCGATACAGCTTAGAATACGCTCTTTTTTAC AAAACGAACGATACGTTTCttatgaaattgaatacaGCTATGATGGAGCAAAATGTGTCGAAGCTACCGACGACATATTTACAAGGATTGCAACGAGTTTGTTCTGAAAACAAATATGCATTTATGGCTAGCAAACTGCAAGTTTTTGAATTACAATCTCAATTACCTTGCGAGCTTCACTACTTAACAGATGAAGAATATACAGTGAATACTGCCTATGCTATGTCTAAACATAACGAGTATTTGCCCCTCATCAATGGATG GTTGTGCAAATTGAAGGAAACTGGGTTGATAAGCAAAATTAATCGCAATGTGCTAGGGCTTGGACAACATTTCTCGGATGATTCACGGAGTTTTAGAAGCAGAGAACTTCAAGATACAATCATTTTACAACTTCTGTTTATTGTAGGGATTGTATTATCCATTGTAACACTTTTTGCCGAAAGAACATATAACAGGATGAGAAGAAATGGTGTGAAAGCAAGAAGTGGTCACAATTAG
- the LOC124303362 gene encoding uncharacterized protein LOC124303362 isoform X1, producing MPSIARQRRVNRSKVLAKRGQKFAGNSKIRPFNPLCGKLKTNNRLLAKALSIQKQENQLLFSEKVDLTSQLQTLRLACNKRDMMLTDIQNNAKEMLSMLVTMTNYVTQTIMCCQQFSRKNDTSLQSNTSLSTRRESTRRLSTKSPARGVVKPMVSGHTITKPTINLRRVNMSRLNNLLDLSVIQETSTEHHDHSTINTSGSRHTAAITNSSRLGYESERRRRQPERIPVEFVGVDDDEAGTLDRSETRLSGRHSGELSNRRTRKHGKTLINQIQSPSVALCDVSKLLRNSQTINIRMLRDSRGNGDLRLSNSGENDSQNIDADSSNLDISMQKTKGLRKSFDNTLQTPPNLQKLQTEKSSKTIQDTGIDPEVEDPLEGPSWLLNRSTNDPSLEDTDVENTAQIFSRKHVVRKIDSSDSEKGVGNDSEDDMEFTECINTRQRLLHVPTTKLNSNLNDINADISNRHIEDESIENVALNPVNVVHSLNSYENRDEPSCNLTMNQSDELITMNRSHEFVTDRRRRYIEDDDVEEDTIMLQIAKRPQLSRFNINDLRLPVLNSPVAAPMESNDSEPEVTTTIQRIVQSNGPPNLYDENVENRFSNHVSLQLPRIDDLPKIHKPKRPTKKKKLAKNVTFDENESSDSDSELVLKRKLTKPKKLTTVKDPSTAKVLLEKLTDSRMKAKSTTPDQSIIDKTTDFDTANQGMLDSRNSDAVTDSNSSTHSTSEVSRPRRQRVPVNLKEPSLLKKLRRNT from the exons ATGCCATCAATTGCAAGACAACGCCGTGTCAACAGAAGTAAAGTATTGGCCAAGAGAGGCCAAAAGTTTGCAGGAAACTCTAAAATCAGACCTTTCAATCCAT TATGCGGAAAACTGAAGACCAACAACAGGTTATTGGCAAAGGCTTTATCAAttcaaaaacaagaaaatcaaTTACTCTTCTCCGAAAAAGTCGATCTCACTAGTCAGTTACAGACACTGAGACTGGCGTGCAACAAGCGTGAT ATGATGCTTACAGATATACAAAACAATGCCAAGGAAATGTTGTCTATGTTAGTAACGATGACAAACTATGTGACACAGACTATAATGTGTTGCCAACAATTTTCACGTAAAAATGACACTAGTTTGCAAAGTAACACTAGTCTTTCCACAA GACGAGAATCAACTCGTAGACTTTCCACGAAATCTCCAGCACGAGGAGTAGTCAAGCCCATGGTCAGCGGTCACACAATTACTAAACCTACAATTAATTTACGCAGAGTTAATATGTCACGGCTGAACAATTTGCTAGATCTCAGTGTTATCCAAGAAACATCTACAGAGCATCATGATCATTCCACAATCAATACGAGCGGGTCTAGACATACTGCAGCTATCACAAATTCCAGCAGGCTTGGATAT GAAAGTGAGCGCAGACGAAGACAGCCTGAGAGAATACCAGTAGAATTCGTAGGAGTTGACG ATGACGAGGCAGGTACACTCGACAGATCGGAGACGAGGCTATCTGGACGACATTCTGGGGAGCTTTCCAATAGACGTACAAGAAAACATGGAAAGACCCTTATTAATCAAATACAAAGCCCTAGCGTTGCATTATGCGATGTTTCTAAGCTGCTAAGAAATTCGCAAACGATTAACATTAGAATG TTGCGAGACTCTCGGGGAAACGGAGACTTGCGGCTATCAAACAGTGGAGAAAATGATTCGCAAAATATTGATGCAGACTCATCCAATCTTGATATCAGTATGCAAAAGACCAAAGGGTTACGAAAAAGCTTCGACAACACACTACAGACCCCTCCAAATCTTCAAAAATTACAGACTGAAAAAAGCTCAAAAACAATACAAGATACAGGTATCGACCCAGAAGTGGAAGACCCTTTGGAAGGACCCAGCTGGTTACTAAATCGTTCTACCAATGATCCGTCACTTGAAGATACAGACGTCGAAAATACTGCGCAAATTTTCAGTAGAAAGCACGTTGTAAGAAAAATAGACTCATCAGACTCCGAAAAAGGAGTAGGGAACGATTCTGAAGATGATATGGAATTTACGGAGTGCATTAATACTCGCCAAAGACTCCTGCATGTTCCAACGACTAAATTAAACTCTAATCTGAATGATATTAATGCAGATATTTCAAATCGTCACATTGAGGATGAGAGTATTGAAAATGTTGCTTTAAATCCAGTCAATGTAGTTCACTCACTGAACAGCTATGAAAACAGAGATGAACCGTCTTGTAATCTAACTATGAATCAATCAGATGAATTAATTACAATGAATCGATCACATGAATTTGTAACAGATCGGCGTCGACGTTATATTGAAGATGATGATGTTGAAGAAGATACGATCATGTTGCAGATTGCCAAAAGACCTCAACTTTCTAGGTTTAATATCAATGATCTTCGGTTACCAGTTTTAAATAGTCCTGTTGCAGCCCCCATGGAATCTAACGATTCAGAACCGGAAGTTACAACTACAATTCAACGAATAGTACAATCTAATGGCCCACCAAACTTGTATGACGAAAATGTCGAGAACAGATTTTCGAATCATGTCAGTCTCCAACTACCGAGAATTGATGACCTCCCCAAAATTCATAAACCAAAACGTCcaaccaaaaaaaagaaactcgcCAAAAATGTAACTTTTGACGAAAATGAATCTAGTGATTCAGACTCTGAGTTGGTActtaaaagaaaattgaccAAGCCAAAAAAGCTCACAACTGTCAAAGACCCAAGCACTGCCAAAGTTTTGCTGGAAAAGCTCACCGACAGCCGCATGAAAGCAAAGTCAACAACTCCTGATCAGAGCATTATAGACAAAACCACTGactt CGACACAGCAAATCAGGGGATGCTCGACAGTAGAAATTCTGATGCAGTTACTGATAGCAATAGCAGTACACACAGTACAAGTGAAGTGAGCAGGCCCAGACGACAAAGAGTACCAGTCAATTTAAAAGAGCCAAGTTTACTAAA AAAACTCAGAAGAAACACCTGA
- the LOC124303362 gene encoding uncharacterized protein LOC124303362 isoform X2 produces the protein MMLTDIQNNAKEMLSMLVTMTNYVTQTIMCCQQFSRKNDTSLQSNTSLSTRRESTRRLSTKSPARGVVKPMVSGHTITKPTINLRRVNMSRLNNLLDLSVIQETSTEHHDHSTINTSGSRHTAAITNSSRLGYESERRRRQPERIPVEFVGVDDDEAGTLDRSETRLSGRHSGELSNRRTRKHGKTLINQIQSPSVALCDVSKLLRNSQTINIRMLRDSRGNGDLRLSNSGENDSQNIDADSSNLDISMQKTKGLRKSFDNTLQTPPNLQKLQTEKSSKTIQDTGIDPEVEDPLEGPSWLLNRSTNDPSLEDTDVENTAQIFSRKHVVRKIDSSDSEKGVGNDSEDDMEFTECINTRQRLLHVPTTKLNSNLNDINADISNRHIEDESIENVALNPVNVVHSLNSYENRDEPSCNLTMNQSDELITMNRSHEFVTDRRRRYIEDDDVEEDTIMLQIAKRPQLSRFNINDLRLPVLNSPVAAPMESNDSEPEVTTTIQRIVQSNGPPNLYDENVENRFSNHVSLQLPRIDDLPKIHKPKRPTKKKKLAKNVTFDENESSDSDSELVLKRKLTKPKKLTTVKDPSTAKVLLEKLTDSRMKAKSTTPDQSIIDKTTDFDTANQGMLDSRNSDAVTDSNSSTHSTSEVSRPRRQRVPVNLKEPSLLKKLRRNT, from the exons ATGATGCTTACAGATATACAAAACAATGCCAAGGAAATGTTGTCTATGTTAGTAACGATGACAAACTATGTGACACAGACTATAATGTGTTGCCAACAATTTTCACGTAAAAATGACACTAGTTTGCAAAGTAACACTAGTCTTTCCACAA GACGAGAATCAACTCGTAGACTTTCCACGAAATCTCCAGCACGAGGAGTAGTCAAGCCCATGGTCAGCGGTCACACAATTACTAAACCTACAATTAATTTACGCAGAGTTAATATGTCACGGCTGAACAATTTGCTAGATCTCAGTGTTATCCAAGAAACATCTACAGAGCATCATGATCATTCCACAATCAATACGAGCGGGTCTAGACATACTGCAGCTATCACAAATTCCAGCAGGCTTGGATAT GAAAGTGAGCGCAGACGAAGACAGCCTGAGAGAATACCAGTAGAATTCGTAGGAGTTGACG ATGACGAGGCAGGTACACTCGACAGATCGGAGACGAGGCTATCTGGACGACATTCTGGGGAGCTTTCCAATAGACGTACAAGAAAACATGGAAAGACCCTTATTAATCAAATACAAAGCCCTAGCGTTGCATTATGCGATGTTTCTAAGCTGCTAAGAAATTCGCAAACGATTAACATTAGAATG TTGCGAGACTCTCGGGGAAACGGAGACTTGCGGCTATCAAACAGTGGAGAAAATGATTCGCAAAATATTGATGCAGACTCATCCAATCTTGATATCAGTATGCAAAAGACCAAAGGGTTACGAAAAAGCTTCGACAACACACTACAGACCCCTCCAAATCTTCAAAAATTACAGACTGAAAAAAGCTCAAAAACAATACAAGATACAGGTATCGACCCAGAAGTGGAAGACCCTTTGGAAGGACCCAGCTGGTTACTAAATCGTTCTACCAATGATCCGTCACTTGAAGATACAGACGTCGAAAATACTGCGCAAATTTTCAGTAGAAAGCACGTTGTAAGAAAAATAGACTCATCAGACTCCGAAAAAGGAGTAGGGAACGATTCTGAAGATGATATGGAATTTACGGAGTGCATTAATACTCGCCAAAGACTCCTGCATGTTCCAACGACTAAATTAAACTCTAATCTGAATGATATTAATGCAGATATTTCAAATCGTCACATTGAGGATGAGAGTATTGAAAATGTTGCTTTAAATCCAGTCAATGTAGTTCACTCACTGAACAGCTATGAAAACAGAGATGAACCGTCTTGTAATCTAACTATGAATCAATCAGATGAATTAATTACAATGAATCGATCACATGAATTTGTAACAGATCGGCGTCGACGTTATATTGAAGATGATGATGTTGAAGAAGATACGATCATGTTGCAGATTGCCAAAAGACCTCAACTTTCTAGGTTTAATATCAATGATCTTCGGTTACCAGTTTTAAATAGTCCTGTTGCAGCCCCCATGGAATCTAACGATTCAGAACCGGAAGTTACAACTACAATTCAACGAATAGTACAATCTAATGGCCCACCAAACTTGTATGACGAAAATGTCGAGAACAGATTTTCGAATCATGTCAGTCTCCAACTACCGAGAATTGATGACCTCCCCAAAATTCATAAACCAAAACGTCcaaccaaaaaaaagaaactcgcCAAAAATGTAACTTTTGACGAAAATGAATCTAGTGATTCAGACTCTGAGTTGGTActtaaaagaaaattgaccAAGCCAAAAAAGCTCACAACTGTCAAAGACCCAAGCACTGCCAAAGTTTTGCTGGAAAAGCTCACCGACAGCCGCATGAAAGCAAAGTCAACAACTCCTGATCAGAGCATTATAGACAAAACCACTGactt CGACACAGCAAATCAGGGGATGCTCGACAGTAGAAATTCTGATGCAGTTACTGATAGCAATAGCAGTACACACAGTACAAGTGAAGTGAGCAGGCCCAGACGACAAAGAGTACCAGTCAATTTAAAAGAGCCAAGTTTACTAAA AAAACTCAGAAGAAACACCTGA